The following is a genomic window from Rhinatrema bivittatum chromosome 12, aRhiBiv1.1, whole genome shotgun sequence.
TCTCTGTGGCACAAATTTGAATTAAAGTGGGCAAGCATTTCAAAGGTTATTAGGTGACAGATACACTTACTGGGGGGGGTGACAGCCATGATGATTTTAGAAGGTCAGTTTCCTTCTCAGAAAGTGAGCTTGGGAAGGTGGACTACCCTCCCACCGGGAGCCCACTGAAATTCCAAATGCAAATTTCTTTGTGGCCCTCCTTCTTTTTCTCCAAGCTGGCCCCTGGATTGCTGCTTTcctcatttgcaagggcaatcagTCTCTCTGCATGCGAGTCCACCACAGGGGAAAATGGCACATAAGTCTTTCACTGTACAGACACTTGCTACGGACGGACGGACGTCCTCCCCTAAATGCATTCTTGTAGTATAcaaagaataattaaaaaaaaaaaaagtcaatcagctAAGATGTTGAGGAAATGTTACTGTCTTGGTGACAACAGCAAAGGGCTAATGGTTTATGACCTGATCAGGACCCCTCTCCCCAAATGGACATATTTTCCAACCTGAGATAAATGCATCTATGAGATAGATAAGGATATACTGTACAGTACTCTATACCTAGATAATATCTCTCTCCCCAGGCTTTGTAAAGCGCCTACGATGGACATTTCATTCACAGTTCTGAGACCCGGGCCCAGGctttgcttctgctgctgctgggctcCTTGTCTCCATGCTTCACCCTTCCCATGTGCTCTCTAACTCCCCACGGCTCCCCCCCTCTCTGATCTGATTAAGTGATCAGCCCCGGCTCCTGAGGGGCATATCCCTCTGCCCAGTGACCCAGAAGTGCCCAAACGACAGCAGCCCACAGAAGGAGTGTTTAGCCGGCTTTCTTCTGGGAGGTTCCTGGCTGTGAGGTGTCACTGCCGATTCTCCTGACTCTCCTCTCTGGTAACAGGCTTAGCTTGTCCCCCCACATTGTGTGGGTTCAGTCAGTGGAAGGAGAAAGGTTACTGTTTAATAAAGGTCTCTTTGCGTTGTCTCTTCAGATCTCGAGACAGCACTGCTCAGAGGGATGGGCAGTGCCGGCCCTGGGCTGACCACTCTGCAGCACGGACGGATTGCCTTTCAGGACTCTGTGTTGACAACGCTGGAGAAACCCACCAAAGACCTTGAGAACAGGACTTGGAGCTCCCTGGACAGTCCCAGCCCTCCTGCCACCCCCGAGCAGACCCTGCCCACCTTCTACCTCTCCTATTTTGACATGCTGTACCCCACCGAGGACCCTGGCTGGGTACCCAAGGGACTGCCAGAGAGCCCACACAGCAGTGGCCATGGGGGCAGAAGCGAGGGGCAGAAGGAGCCGGATCAGTGCCCCGTGATTGACAGCCAGGGGCTGGGGCTCAGCCACGAACTGGACTATCACACCTCGCTCCACCTGGAGGAGCACTCACTGGAGCAGATGCAAACTATGGTGGTGGGGGAGGTGTTAAAAGACATCGAGACAGCCTGCAAGCTCCTTAACATCTCTGCAGGTAGGTAGCTTTCTTCCCATTTCCTCATCTCCCACCCTGCTGTCCCTTAATCCCCTTGCCTCCCTACTCCTGCAGCTTTACCTCCCCATCCCCTGcttccctgctctcctctcccctcattACTGCCTTCCGTTTCTCCCCGTCTCCCACCCTTGTCATTCATCCCCTTCACCTCAGAGGCCCCCCCTGCCTCCTACAttcccttcttcttttctctgcaCCTTCCCTCCTCTGTCCCTGTCGGCCTGCATTGCCGGAAATCCCAAGGCAGCTTGTTCTGAGGTGCGAGCCAGGAGCTGTACGTTTCCGCTTCTCTGGGAAATTCAAGCTGCTTCGCCTCAATCTACGTACATGACACGTTAGCATGTCTTTGTGGGAGGCCTCTCTTGAAAACTCACACGCCAAGCCTTTTCCACCTGAAATGCAAGCCTAAGTATCTCCTGCTCCTCCACATGCCAGCTGAGAAACTCCTAGGAGGTGTAGGAGAGCTGTGTTAGAAGAAAGTAGAGTTTATGGTTAAGCGGCAGGTGCTCTGAAGGAGGCACGTGCATGGTGCATGCTGGGTGCCccatgagaggaggaggagcactaCGTGGGGGCCTGTTTGCTGCCCCGGAGGGAAGAGTGCGAGCCTCTGGTGCAGGCTGTGCTGAGGAAGGAGGGCGAACAGTGCAGTCAGAGGAAGGCACAAACACCAGCAATGCCAGCTAGGGAAGGCATGAGAACGGAGATTTTACTGAGGTGGCATTTGTCCCTCTAAGTCAGTATTGACCCAGTATCCCAGCAGGGGGTACTTTTTTCTCTGAGCCAGTACCGACCCAATGTCCCAGCATAGCGTTAAGATGCCATATTTCAGATAACACACTAAGCCAATATCTTGCCTGCTCAGTGAACTTTAGGTAAATATATTATAGTTGGTGGCTACGTGATGTGGTTTGTAGTAGCTATGTCATCTGACTTGGTGGTTATACCATATACTAATTTGTATCTGGGTGTGGTGGAGCATCAGATCGgacgacccccctcccccccagatcaACAGGATAGGTGACCCCTAACAATTCTGGAGAAGGTTCAAGTTGAAAGGAGACTAGAAGGCAACATGTTCGGCTTTTTCAGCAGCCTCTCAGGCACCTCCCTGGTGGTGGGGATCTAGGGAAAGGCAAAGGAATTCCTTTTTGTCAATGCCAGTTTCATCTTAAAGCAGAAAAACCACCTCCAAGACCCAAAAATTGAATTTCTCTCGGTTAGCTGTGGAAATCTAAGTAGATCGTTCTACGTATGGACTCAGTTGTCCttcaggaactcatccaaacagCTCTAGCGTTGCCAACCAGCCAGTATTTTGGTCAACGAGGTTGGTTTTGCTAAAAGCAGGCCAACAGCCTTGAGCAAAACTATTGCCAAACCAGCAAACGGCAATTAATCCTCTGGCTATCGGCCCCTCAACCCCATGCACTCCCCCGTTAAACCGCAGGCTCTTCCTGCCTTTGATCGGCTCTCCCTAGCAACGCCAGGAATCAGGATGTAAGCTGTTACAGCAGCAGTGACGGAGTCTCTCCAGGACAGTGAATTACCCCAGGGAACAGATTATTCTAACAGGTTATAGGAAGCCTTCTCGCTTGACACGGGGTCTGACCAGACATGCACAAAGAAGACAGGTCATAAGGTGAACGATAACTGAAAAGTGCTTTAAGCAGTTGTGTGTCTTTGGGGGTTGTGATCTGTACtcaggccctctcccactcttaTCAATCGCGTGTGCGGTCCATGTCCTCTGCCCCGTTTCATGGGTCACAGATGCGTTCCGTGTTGCGTGGCTCTCATCAGGAGCCACAAGCACATCTCATGCTCCGTATGCTGATTTCCTTTAGGGAAGGAAGACAGATCTTCATTCTCCTGTATTCAaatactgctcccccccccctcctccaggcTATAACAGGGGATGGGGGGAAGCCAACAGTTTAGAAGCAgctgccctctcccctccccactgaTTGTACAGTATTCAAAACAGCAAGAAACAGGCTGTGCTGGCGTCTGTCCATAGAGCGAGATCCTGTCCCAGGGCAGGACTGGGGCTGGGGGGGGATGAGTGGGCAATAGCTTTTATCAGCAGAGGGGGAATTGGAGAGAAACTCAGGAAGGGAAGGAGGTGGGGAAAGAAGGGGAAGAGGACCTAAAATCTTCGTGTTAAAGATTCAGAACCTAAGAGAGGCAGACACTTAGTGGGTCAATATTGGAAAGATTTATCCGGTTAACAATGTGGCCCCTATAACGGGCTAAGTTTATGCAGTTAAAAATCGCAGGCCGCACAAATTTATCCTATTAAAAACAGGTCCGAGCTGGAGGCGTTCCTGGGATGGCCTTTCAAGCTTAGCCAGTTagcccaatattcagcactaaCTGTGTACATTTCGCCAGGGAAGCCCAGAAACATCAGGCCTGCATCTGTCCATTCACATTTTGGGTTGGGTAGATTTAGCCGGATATTTAGCTGCATAGTTAGCCAGATTAAGTGTGGCTGACTATCCATGCAAAGATCACTGCTCtgcaagtttttgaaaattgacacctTGATCACTTATTCCCATCTTGTGAATTCTGATATTGAGCACAACCTCATAATAGTGAAACAATCCCCTAAAAACGATATGTATACCTCAGAATCCTCCCCTGCCAATATAGCAATACTGAGCTAAACAAGGGGACCTCCTTGTGACAGTGAATTGTCCTAGCAACCGAGTGACAGAGCCTCAGTGATTGTTATAGTGATGGAGTCACCTTGTGACAGTGACAGAACCCCCCTGTGACAGTGAATTGTCCTAGTGACCGAGTGACAGAGCCTCAGTGACTGTTATAGTGATGGAGTCACCTTGTGACAGTGACAGAACCTCCCCGTGACAGTGAATTGTCCTAGTGACCGAGTGACAGAGCCTCAGTGATTGTTATAGTGATGGAGTCACCTTGTGACAGTGACAGAACCTCCCTGTGACAGTGAATTGTCCTAGTGACCTAGTGACAGAGCCTCAGTGATTGTTATAGTGATGGAGTCACCCTGTGATAGTGACAGAACCTCCCCGTGACAGTGAATTGTCCTAGTGACCTAGTGACAGAGCCTCAGTGATTGTTATAGTGAAGGAGTCACCTTGTGACAGTGACAGAACCTCCCCGTGACAGTGAATTGTCCTAGTGACCTAGTGACAGAGCCTCAGTGATTGTTATAGTGATGGAGTCACCCTATGATAGTGACAGAACCTCCCCGTGACAGTGATTATTATAGTGACAGAACGTCCCTGTGTTAGTGATTCTGTTATAAAGACAGAGTCGCCTTGTGACAGTGACAGACCCTCCCTGTGACATTGATTCCCTCAGATGAAGTGTCAGATGTTGGTGTCAGGACAGTAATCTCACCCTGACCTTGAGCCTTCTTGCAATCCTGCAAAAACATTTCAGTGGTCCAGCAGCTGAAATGCTGCAGGGGATGGAAGGGTAAGGGAAGGGGATCTGCAGGCCTCAGCTCTTTCCTGTGTTGCTCCCCGTGACCGAATCCCCTAAAGTGGCATCAGCGTAGCAGCTCTCCTCACAGCCTTTGTCTGTCTTGGGCGCTGGGAGGTGCTGTAGGGTGTCATATTATTCCTCCACTTTCCTCTAAGCTGCACAGAATTGTCCGTGGCCTTTAATTACCTTTGGATGGATCAATGCAAGAATTATCCAAATATGTTCATGAGCCTTGTAGACCACCTGTGAGATCTGAGGAAGGGACCTGGTTGGTCTCAAAAGCTCACACATAACATCTTAGGTTAAATCTTATGTTTGGTCCATCACAACCAGAGaatccagggttttttttttggggggggggggggggccaatccAGCTGCTGGAGCTCTGCGCTTTCTGAACTAAAGGGAGCTTGGGGTTTTCGTCATGGCCTCTTCTCCTGTCCTGTCCCAGCGTGCCAGAAGATCTGTGTCCCACTCGATCAGCCTCCTGCAGggaattggtgggggggggggggggggggggaagcaccgGCTGGGAAAACCctttttcctccccccaccctgatctgggcctctctcccttcccacctGGCAGACCCCATGGAGTGGAGTCCTAGCAATGTACAGAAGTGGATCTTATGGACCGAGCACCAGTACCGATTGCCACAGATTGGGAagtccttccaggacctgtcggGCAAGGATGTGTGCCTGATGCCCGAAGAGGAGTTCCGACAGCGGTCTCCCATCTGCGGAGACGTTCTCtatgcccacctggacatctggaaaTCAGGTATAAAAGATGCCAGTGAGTAGCACTTACCGCCCGGAGGGGAAAGGAAGGCAAAGCGCAGCACGGAAGGCTCTGGAGGGCAGTAAAATTCCTGGCCTTACATGCAGGCGGGCGTTATAAGGGGGAACACAAAGGGGATGCACAAGGAGTTGGTGCTTGGTGGCTCCCGGATGAGAGCTAGATGGGAAGAAGCTGGGCGAGAAATCATGCCTCATGGCTTCCGGGAGAGTGCTAGATgaaaaagaggaaggaaagaggtTGAGCTTAATTGCTCCCTGATGAGAGCTAGAGGGGAAGGCATAACAAGAAGAGCCATGCAAGAAAGGCTTAAGGGGGAATAAAGGTGCTCGACTTGGCTTAAATGTAACTTGCTCATTGATGACCACTAATTGACTCCTGATTATGTTTTAGGGGAAACCATTCCTCATTACAAGAGCATAGCCTTCCCCTCCATCACTACTACTGTGAGGCTCCCATAGGACATCcgttcccctctcccccatcacTGTGAGCGTGACACCTCCACTGGATGAGAGTCACCCTCTCCAGGCCCTCACCCTGTCACTGTGAATGTGACATCCTCATAGGACAACAGCCATCCTCTCCTCCATCTCTGTCAGTGCAAGACCCCACAGGAGAACAGTCACCCTCTCGCCATCACTGTGAGCGTGACACCTCCGTATAGGAGAACAGTCCCCCTGTGCCCTATCACTGTGAGCGTGACACCTCCATAGGATGAGAGTCACCttctccctgccctccccccatcacTGTGAATGTGACATCCTCATAGGACAACAGCcatcctctcctccacctctgtcAGTGCAAGACCCTCTCGCCATCACTGTGAGCGTGACACCTCCATATGATAGTCACCttctccctgccctccccctgtCACTGTGAGCGTGACACCCGCATAGGAGAACAGTCCCCCTGTGCCCTATCACTGTGAGCGTGACACCTCCATAGGATGAGAGTCACTttctccctgccctccccccgtCACTGTGAGCGTGACACCCACATAGGAGAACAGTCCCCCTGTGCCCTATCACTGTGAGCGTGACACCC
Proteins encoded in this region:
- the SPDEF gene encoding SAM pointed domain-containing Ets transcription factor is translated as MGSAGPGLTTLQHGRIAFQDSVLTTLEKPTKDLENRTWSSLDSPSPPATPEQTLPTFYLSYFDMLYPTEDPGWVPKGLPESPHSSGHGGRSEGQKEPDQCPVIDSQGLGLSHELDYHTSLHLEEHSLEQMQTMVVGEVLKDIETACKLLNISADPMEWSPSNVQKWILWTEHQYRLPQIGKSFQDLSGKDVCLMPEEEFRQRSPICGDVLYAHLDIWKSAAWMKEKTPSADVRFCGSEENWTDSEADSSCSGQPIHLWQFLKELLLKPHNYGRFIRWLNKEKGIFKIEDSAQVARLWGIRKNRPAMNYDKLSRSIRQYYKKGIIRKPDISQRLVYQFVHPV